A genome region from Babesia bigemina genome assembly Bbig001, chromosome : I includes the following:
- a CDS encoding protein with DnaJ domain, DNJ1/SIS1 family, putative, producing the protein MGRDYYAILGVNRGCNEAELKKAYRKLAMQWHPDKHPDPAAKQKAEDMFKNVSEAYDVLSDPEKRKIYDQFGEEGLKGTAGPHDHSASHQYVYTGVDPTELFKKFFGADRGFMFNSGFGDDIGGFGETFGMHHGGRQRSHKSPNYELDLPVTLEELYTGTVKKMKITRKRFASGTEYKEEQILKIDIKPGWKDGTKLTFSGEGDQATPASPPGDLIFIIRAKKHARFMRDGNNLVYKFTVPLVKALTGFQATLTTLDNRRLTVRIVDVVSPTYRKVIANEGMPISKTPSERGDLVLEFEVTFPRTLTADQKKQITAVLSS; encoded by the exons ATGGGCAGG GATTACTACGCGATCCTCGGCGTGAATCGCGGCTGCAACGAGGCCGAGTTGAAGAAGGCCTACCGCAAGCTTGCGATGCAATGGCACCCTGACAAGCATCCAGATCCCGCTGCGAAGCAAAAG GCTGAGGACATGTTCAAGAATGTCTCCGAGGCCTACGACGTTCTGTCGGACCCCGAGAAGCGCAAGATCTACGACCAGTTCGGTGAGGAGGGCCTCAAAGGCACCGCCGGCCCTCATGATCACAGTGCTTCTCACCAGTACGTCT ACACTGGTGTGGACCCGACCGAGTTGTTCAAGAAGTTCTTCGGCGCTGACCGCGGCTTCATGTTCAACAGCGGTTTCGGCGACGACATCGGTGGCTTCGGCGAGACGTTCGGGATGCACCACGGCGGCCGGCAACGCTCGCATAAGTCGCCCAACTACGAGTTGGACCTTCCGGTGACGCTCGAGGAGCTCTACACTGGCACTGTGAAGAAGATGAAAATCACTCGCAAGCGTTTCGCGAGCGGGACCGAGTACAAGGAGGAGCAGATCCTCAAGATTGACATCAAACCG GGCTGGAAGGACGGCACGAAGCTGACGTTCTCCGGCGAGGGCGATCAGGCCACGCCCGCCAGTCCCCCTGGCGACCTTATTTTCATAATAAGGGCCAAGAAGCACGCCCGATTTATGCGAGACGGTAACAACCTCGTATACAAGTTCACCGTGCCTCTGGTGAAGGCGCTCACCGGCTTCCAGGCTACGCTCACTACTCTGGATAATCGCAGGCTGACGGTCAGGATAGTGGATGTGGTTTCGCCGACCTACCGCAAGGTAATCGCGAACGAGGGCATGCCTATCTCCAAAACGCCATCTGAGCGTGGCGACTTGGTTTTGGAGTTCGAAGTGACGTTCCCTCGCACGTTGACCGCTGACCAGAAGAAACAGATAACGGCCGTGCTAAGCAGTTGA
- a CDS encoding Leu/Phe-tRNA protein transferase, putative: protein MEGRPFEGGSVGGRCTGCGGSCPWELEEQANLEWDRRLAEMLSWDIVRPSSASFDSRHPPAITAEYLEHCSCFAISLHTERWRRLVSTIKDANEARKGMTVDDSVEELLKLEVLLFTDHNVECRRQLARGLLVQVWRDRRPTKAPWYSKLMQLVRDLDALCFLHRLHGAQRMVSVGPMVTPYSYLNSVIAIFRHEGLEGETVWSPYIEGELMYRLSGRGFLTIAISVDALKYTKRLLVPKMHTDRCFMRPTWIRMTRRAKRLAKGLRVTLDTAFHQALVAFAGRTSNHLEFCFGSQLQSFAYWQCQAVIDAIVQQHGANWMYPEVCTEFNRMHYQRHRFGSVDTRLHSVEVWRGDELIAGEIGCTLNALHRYIVSVSAGAVYTSLTGFHLLDSSGTFQMYALAAILHFSDVELWDLGMEIPYKCSLGGTTMPRIKFIEEFHRLKQIVGFSLLVDTPQERHVHLPSRFRENENCVSLLEEFEAAQQRVGMEGSAPA, encoded by the exons ATGGAAGGTCGCCCCTTTGAGGGCGGTAGCGTCGGTGGAAGGTGCACAGGTtgcggcggcagctgccCATGGGAACTTGAGGAGCAGGCCAACCTCGAGTGGGACCGCCGGTTGGCGGAAATGCTCAGTTGGGACATCGTGCGTCCCAGTAGCGCTTCGTTTGACTCTCGCCATCCGCCTGCGATCACTGCTGAGTACCTGGAACACTGTTCGTGCTTCGCCATCTCTCTGCACACTGAACGCTGGCGGCGTCTGGTGAGCACGATTAAGGACGCTAATGAGGCCCGCAAGGGCATGACTGTGGACGACTCCGTGGAGGAGTTGCTGAAGTTGGAGGTGCTGCTGTTCACCGACCACAACGTAGAATGTCGTCGCCAGCTTGCGCGCGGCCTGCTAgtccaggtttggcgcgaCCGGCGTCCCACTAAGGCTCCGTGGTACTCTAAGTTGATGCAGCTCGTGCGCGACCTGGATGCGTTGTGTTTTTTGCACCGTCTCCACGGGGCTCAGCGCATGGTGAGCGTGGGCCCGATGGTAACTCCGTACAGCTATCTAAACAGCGTCATCGCTATTTTCCGGCACGAGGGGCTGGAGG GCGAGACTGTGTGGTCGCCCTATATCGAGGGCGAGCTGATGTACCGTTTGTCCGGCCGCGGGTTCCTCACCATAGCGATAAGCGTGGACGCCCTGAAGTACACTAAGCGACTTCTGGTGCCCAAAATGCACACCGACCGTTGTTTTATGCGGCCCACCTGGATCCGTATGACCCGGCGCGCCAAACGTTTAGCTAAGGGCCTTCGTGTCACCTTGGACACTGCATTCCATCAG GCCCTGGTCGCGTTCGCCGGGCGCACCAGCAATCACCTAGAGTTTTGTTTTGGTAGTCAGTTGCAATCGTTTGCATATTGGCAGTGTCAAGCG GTCATCGATGCgatcgtgcagcagcacggcgCCAACTGGATGTACCCAGAGGTGTGCACGGAGTTCAACCGCATGCACTACCAGCGTCACCGTTTCGGGAGTGTGGATACCCGGCTGCACTCAGTCGAGGTTTGGCGCGGTGACGAACTCATCGCCGGCGAGATCGGTTGTACGTTAAATGCGTTGCATCGCTATATCGTGTCAGTTTCCGCTGGTGCAGTGTACACGAGCCTGACTGGgtttcacctgctggatTCTTCTGGCACGTTCCAGATGTACGCGTTAGCCGCGATCCTGCATTTCTCAG ACGTCGAACTGTGGGACCTCGGCATGGAAATCCCCTACAAATGCAGTCTGGGCGGCACGACTATGCCGCGCATAAAATTCATCGAGGAATTCCACCGGTTGAAGCAAATCGTAGGTTTTTCGTTGTTGGTTGACACGCCGCAGGAGCGCCACGTGCATTTGCCGAGTCGCTTCCGGGAGAACGAAAATTGCGTTTCCCTTCTAGAAGAGTTTGAAGCTGCACAACAGCGTGTTGGTATGGAAGGCAGTGCCCCAGCCTAA